The Nitrosomonas communis genome has a segment encoding these proteins:
- a CDS encoding 50S ribosomal protein L25/general stress protein Ctc, with product MQIEIDANKRTLQGKGASRRLRVEGKVPGVIYGGEGAAQSIELDHNNLFYKLKLEAFHASVLSLKVDGVKEQVLLRDVQMHPYKPQVLHVDFQRVDTDKKIHMKVPLHFVNAELSPGVKLAGGMVSHVLTEVDISCFPQDLPEYITVDLSEMAAGSTLHLSDLRLPENVEIPALIKGDNLPVATLIVQRGAAEESSMS from the coding sequence ATGCAGATTGAAATTGATGCTAATAAGCGAACTTTGCAGGGCAAAGGTGCGAGCCGCCGCCTGCGTGTAGAGGGTAAAGTTCCTGGGGTTATTTATGGTGGAGAGGGAGCCGCGCAATCTATCGAATTAGACCATAATAATTTATTCTATAAGCTCAAACTGGAGGCATTTCACGCCTCTGTTCTATCGTTAAAGGTCGATGGTGTCAAGGAGCAAGTATTGTTGCGCGATGTACAAATGCATCCTTACAAACCACAGGTACTTCATGTGGATTTTCAGCGCGTTGATACGGATAAAAAAATACACATGAAAGTCCCGCTGCATTTCGTTAATGCTGAACTTTCACCCGGAGTAAAACTAGCAGGTGGCATGGTTAGTCATGTGCTCACTGAAGTAGATATATCGTGTTTTCCTCAAGATTTGCCTGAATATATTACCGTTGACTTATCAGAAATGGCTGCAGGCAGTACCTTGCATCTAAGCGATCTCCGGTTACCTGAGAATGTGGAAATTCCTGCACTGATCAAAGGTGATAACTTACCAGTGGCTACTCTCATTGTTCAGCGGGGTGCGGCTGAAGAAAGTAGTATGAGTTAA
- a CDS encoding carboxylate-amine ligase, with amino-acid sequence MEFVPSKPLTVGVELELQLLSKENLNLINGIQPLLECYPDSPYIKPEFIQNTVEVISKVGENTAEIHEHLLQLVKEVKQACLMLGMELGSAGTHPFDKELALFTPLPRYLKMEKDTGYLGHTQITFSTQVHIGVQDATEAIYLMRALKPYLPLLIALSASSPFWRGYDTGFVSYRLRILAASRSYGIPPSFNDWQQFMDFYNASQHAGMIQTINDIHWDIRVRPHWGTVEVRVMDAQPTLTESMQLASFIRVLSAYLLAHQEANIENLPHALPWWIEKDNYYMASRLGLKANCVVDKNGSFKSIYEIWQIVQTEIQPYASEIRESEYFEQLVKRVAERNISYQRQHTVYEETRSCEKVVSLLIKELADDLAVIKLE; translated from the coding sequence GTGGAATTCGTTCCCTCAAAACCATTAACCGTCGGGGTGGAACTCGAGCTGCAATTGCTCAGTAAGGAAAACCTCAACTTGATAAATGGTATCCAGCCTTTGCTCGAGTGTTACCCAGATTCACCCTATATCAAACCGGAGTTTATCCAAAATACTGTCGAGGTGATTTCCAAGGTCGGAGAAAATACTGCAGAGATCCATGAACACCTCCTCCAACTTGTCAAAGAAGTGAAACAGGCCTGTCTCATGCTGGGAATGGAGCTAGGTTCTGCCGGAACTCATCCCTTTGATAAGGAGCTCGCCTTGTTTACCCCGCTGCCCCGCTATCTGAAAATGGAGAAGGATACAGGCTATTTAGGTCATACTCAGATCACTTTCTCGACCCAGGTACACATTGGTGTGCAGGATGCAACTGAAGCGATCTATCTGATGCGTGCATTAAAACCTTATTTGCCGCTCTTAATTGCGCTTTCTGCCAGCTCTCCCTTTTGGCGTGGCTATGACACTGGTTTTGTCTCCTATCGCCTACGCATTCTGGCAGCCAGCCGTAGTTATGGCATTCCGCCCAGTTTTAATGATTGGCAGCAATTCATGGATTTTTATAACGCTTCGCAACATGCTGGTATGATACAAACCATCAATGACATCCATTGGGATATCAGAGTGCGACCGCATTGGGGAACAGTCGAAGTCAGAGTCATGGACGCGCAACCCACTCTTACCGAGTCAATGCAACTCGCCAGTTTTATTCGAGTGTTGTCAGCCTATCTGCTGGCACACCAGGAGGCCAACATTGAAAACCTGCCTCATGCATTACCCTGGTGGATTGAAAAGGACAATTATTATATGGCCTCGCGCTTGGGGTTGAAAGCAAACTGTGTGGTCGATAAAAATGGCTCATTCAAATCCATCTATGAAATTTGGCAGATAGTGCAAACAGAAATCCAGCCTTATGCCAGCGAAATAAGAGAATCGGAATATTTTGAACAACTCGTCAAGCGCGTAGCAGAACGGAATATCAGCTATCAGCGCCAACACACCGTTTACGAAGAAACCCGCTCATGCGAGAAAGTTGTTTCATTGCTTATTAAAGAGTTGGCAGATGACCTGGCTGTGATTAAGCTTGAGTAA
- a CDS encoding M20 metallopeptidase family protein, whose translation MMIEKYKSEHLYEWMVEIRRKLHRHPELAFEEIETAKVLMEQLTKLGISYDYAGPGHAVIGKLFSKSAVAPVVALRADMDALPGTENTHLPFASCMQGRMHACGHDAHMTMVLGAAALLKTSPPPCHVLFVFQPAEEKGGGARVVLESGALQSVSAIFGGHVTHHYRVGEIMVADGVITAQSDRFKIHIKGKGGHGARPHEATDAIVITGLLITALQTLVSREINPVYPAVVTIGTVHAGSAPNVIAEEAILEGSIRSTLPEVRDHIHTGLRRMAKAIGELHNAKIDIDITQGYPPVVNTTRESQIAHRAAEKVVGRTRLMTLDHPSMGSEDFSYYLQKIPGCYVRFGARRHEHEYIPLHSPEFDLNEEVLKVGAAFFDEVIRETAQDYLS comes from the coding sequence ATGATGATAGAGAAATATAAATCCGAGCACCTTTATGAGTGGATGGTAGAGATTAGACGAAAGCTGCATCGCCATCCTGAACTAGCTTTTGAGGAAATCGAGACTGCCAAAGTATTAATGGAGCAATTAACCAAATTGGGCATTTCTTACGACTATGCTGGCCCGGGTCATGCGGTGATTGGTAAGCTTTTTAGCAAAAGTGCTGTTGCACCAGTCGTTGCTTTGCGTGCTGACATGGATGCGCTGCCTGGTACCGAAAACACCCATTTGCCTTTTGCTTCCTGCATGCAAGGTAGAATGCATGCCTGTGGCCATGATGCGCATATGACTATGGTATTGGGTGCGGCTGCGCTGCTGAAAACATCACCTCCTCCTTGCCACGTATTGTTTGTCTTCCAACCTGCTGAAGAAAAGGGGGGCGGAGCGCGCGTGGTACTGGAATCAGGTGCATTGCAAAGCGTCAGTGCGATATTTGGCGGGCATGTGACTCACCACTATCGTGTGGGAGAAATTATGGTAGCTGATGGGGTGATCACAGCCCAGTCTGATCGTTTTAAAATTCATATTAAAGGTAAAGGCGGACATGGCGCGCGCCCGCATGAAGCGACCGATGCCATCGTGATTACGGGTTTGTTAATCACTGCTCTGCAAACCTTGGTTTCACGGGAAATTAACCCGGTTTATCCGGCCGTGGTGACAATTGGCACGGTTCACGCAGGCAGTGCACCTAATGTAATTGCAGAGGAGGCTATCCTGGAGGGGTCGATTCGTAGTACTTTGCCCGAAGTACGTGATCACATTCATACTGGATTAAGGCGTATGGCCAAAGCCATCGGTGAACTGCATAATGCCAAAATTGATATTGATATCACCCAAGGTTATCCTCCGGTTGTCAATACCACACGGGAAAGCCAGATTGCTCATCGTGCAGCTGAAAAAGTGGTGGGGCGTACACGCTTAATGACCCTCGATCATCCGAGCATGGGATCAGAAGATTTTTCTTATTATCTGCAAAAGATACCCGGTTGTTACGTGCGTTTTGGTGCAAGACGGCATGAGCATGAATATATTCCGTTACATAGTCCAGAATTTGATCTCAATGAGGAAGTATTGAAAGTGGGAGCTGCCTTTTTCGATGAAGTCATCAGAGAGACGGCACAAGACTATTTGAGCTGA
- a CDS encoding ribose-phosphate pyrophosphokinase, with amino-acid sequence MSYDSLMVFTGTANPQLAQDVVKYLNIHLGRATVSRFSDGEIMVELLENVRGKDVFVLQSTCAPTNDSLMEILVIVDALKRASAGRITAAIPYFGYARQDRRPRSARVPITAKVVANMLTTVGVDRLLTMDLHSDQIQGFFDIPVDNIYGMPILLGDIWKHNYQDLTVVSPDVGGVVRARHLAKRLECDLAIIDKRRPKPNESIVMNIIGEVEGRTCVIIDDMVDTANTLCEAARALKEEGAASVVAYSTHAVLSGKAVERISESKLDKLVVTDTIPLRDNAKACDRICQLSVASLLGESLVRISNESSLSSLFME; translated from the coding sequence ATGTCTTATGATAGCTTGATGGTTTTTACTGGCACAGCCAATCCACAACTGGCCCAGGACGTGGTCAAGTATCTCAATATTCATTTAGGGCGAGCAACGGTTTCTCGTTTTAGTGATGGCGAGATCATGGTAGAGCTTCTTGAAAATGTGCGTGGCAAGGATGTGTTTGTTTTGCAATCTACTTGTGCACCTACCAATGACAGCCTGATGGAAATATTGGTCATTGTAGATGCTTTAAAACGTGCTTCAGCAGGCCGTATTACCGCTGCAATTCCATATTTTGGTTATGCGCGCCAGGATAGAAGACCACGCTCGGCGCGTGTGCCAATTACAGCCAAAGTAGTCGCGAATATGCTTACCACTGTTGGAGTAGATCGACTTTTGACAATGGATTTGCACTCTGATCAGATCCAGGGGTTTTTCGATATACCCGTGGATAATATTTACGGCATGCCTATATTGCTAGGCGATATTTGGAAACATAATTATCAAGACCTGACCGTTGTATCGCCTGATGTGGGCGGGGTGGTACGAGCGAGACATTTGGCAAAACGCTTAGAGTGCGATCTTGCGATCATCGATAAGCGTCGCCCTAAGCCAAATGAATCTATCGTAATGAATATCATCGGTGAAGTTGAGGGGCGTACTTGTGTCATCATAGATGACATGGTAGATACGGCGAATACGCTATGCGAAGCTGCCAGAGCTTTAAAAGAGGAAGGGGCCGCAAGTGTCGTTGCCTATTCTACGCATGCAGTACTCTCTGGCAAGGCAGTGGAGCGCATTTCAGAGTCTAAACTGGATAAATTAGTAGTTACTGATACGATTCCATTACGTGATAATGCCAAAGCATGTGATCGAATTTGTCAGTTAAGTGTTGCAAGCTTGCTGGGTGAGTCCCTGGTGCGCATAAGTAATGAGAGTTCATTGAGCTCATTATTTATGGAATAA
- a CDS encoding DUF2490 domain-containing protein: MFKKLKIFTAFAAFSMLSAPAIAEDVVTDFQTWGQIMANINLGNVSGNENLKNWRLWLEGQGRFGNDSSQFTQSLIRPGVGYALNDKVSIWAGYAWAPTAEPISGAQGPFDEHRIWQQLIYADTFSWGKLQWRSRFEQRFFDHDVPDPGKNDVAYRFRQLIKFAFPMQFISPNLSFIVQDEIFIAMNTPQKGWITNGFDQNRGFVGLGWKFNQMANAEIGYMNQYINRPHNARPDQMMHILGVNLFLTF, from the coding sequence ATGTTTAAAAAACTTAAGATTTTTACGGCATTCGCTGCGTTTAGTATGTTGTCGGCTCCCGCAATAGCTGAAGATGTCGTCACTGACTTCCAAACTTGGGGCCAAATTATGGCGAATATTAATTTAGGTAATGTAAGCGGTAATGAAAATCTGAAGAACTGGAGACTCTGGCTAGAAGGTCAAGGACGTTTTGGTAATGACTCTTCTCAATTTACTCAATCCCTTATCCGCCCTGGGGTTGGTTACGCCCTTAATGATAAAGTGTCTATCTGGGCAGGTTATGCCTGGGCACCAACGGCCGAACCGATTTCTGGAGCACAAGGTCCTTTTGATGAGCACCGGATCTGGCAACAATTAATCTATGCAGATACATTCTCCTGGGGCAAATTACAATGGCGCAGCCGTTTTGAGCAACGCTTTTTTGATCATGATGTTCCTGATCCTGGTAAAAACGATGTAGCCTACCGGTTCCGCCAATTGATAAAATTTGCATTCCCCATGCAATTTATTTCACCCAATCTTAGTTTTATAGTACAGGATGAAATATTTATCGCGATGAATACGCCTCAGAAAGGGTGGATTACCAATGGCTTTGATCAGAACAGGGGTTTTGTTGGGCTAGGTTGGAAATTCAATCAAATGGCCAACGCGGAAATTGGCTATATGAATCAATACATCAACAGACCACATAACGCCCGTCCAGATCAAATGATGCATATTCTTGGCGTCAATTTGTTTCTGACTTTCTAG
- the ychF gene encoding redox-regulated ATPase YchF yields the protein MSLKCGIVGLPNVGKSTLFNALTKAGIAAENYPFCTIDPNVGVVEVPDSRLKKLSEIVKPQKIQPAIVEFVDIAGLVAGASKGEGLGNKFLANIRETDGIVHMVRCFSDDNVVHVAGKVDPISDIEVIQTELALSDMATVEKALQREAKLAKSGNKESIRCVSLLEKLHAHLDQGRPARSLALEKEQQPLVKPLCLLTSKPVIYVANVTDDGFENNPLLQSIHEYAAREGAPVVAICAALEAEIADLSDEDKQIFLADIHLEEPGLNRLIRAAYQLLGLQTYFTAGVKEVRAWTIHKGNTAPQAAGVIHTDFERGFIRAEVIAYDDFVAYNGEQGAKEAGKMRLEGKEYVVNDGDVIHFRFNV from the coding sequence ATGAGCCTGAAGTGCGGTATCGTTGGTCTCCCTAATGTGGGTAAATCCACACTTTTTAACGCGCTCACCAAAGCCGGTATTGCTGCGGAAAATTACCCTTTTTGTACGATTGATCCGAATGTTGGCGTTGTCGAAGTTCCCGATTCGCGTCTCAAAAAACTTAGTGAAATTGTTAAGCCCCAGAAAATACAACCTGCTATTGTTGAATTTGTTGATATTGCGGGTCTGGTAGCGGGTGCCTCTAAAGGTGAGGGACTAGGCAACAAATTTCTGGCAAACATCCGTGAAACGGATGGTATTGTGCATATGGTGCGTTGTTTTTCTGATGACAATGTGGTTCATGTGGCAGGAAAGGTTGATCCCATTTCGGATATTGAAGTCATTCAAACTGAACTTGCATTGTCTGATATGGCCACAGTGGAGAAAGCACTGCAACGAGAAGCCAAGCTGGCTAAATCAGGCAACAAGGAAAGTATTCGATGTGTGAGTCTACTCGAGAAATTACATGCCCATCTTGACCAAGGCCGGCCCGCGCGTAGTCTGGCTTTAGAAAAAGAGCAACAACCGCTAGTAAAGCCATTGTGCCTGTTGACCTCAAAGCCCGTTATATATGTGGCAAATGTTACGGATGATGGTTTTGAAAATAATCCATTATTGCAAAGCATTCATGAATATGCGGCACGGGAGGGAGCCCCTGTTGTAGCAATCTGTGCGGCCCTCGAAGCAGAAATTGCAGATCTGTCTGATGAAGACAAGCAAATATTTCTGGCTGATATTCATTTAGAAGAACCGGGCTTAAATCGCTTGATTCGTGCTGCTTATCAGCTACTCGGGCTTCAGACTTATTTCACTGCCGGTGTCAAGGAGGTACGAGCATGGACCATTCACAAAGGAAATACTGCTCCCCAAGCAGCCGGTGTGATTCATACAGACTTTGAAAGAGGCTTTATCCGCGCCGAAGTCATCGCCTATGATGACTTTGTTGCTTATAACGGTGAGCAAGGTGCTAAAGAGGCTGGGAAAATGCGCCTAGAGGGTAAAGAATATGTTGTTAATGATGGTGATGTCATCCATTTCCGCTTCAATGTATAA
- a CDS encoding alginate export family protein: MMRNNKEIISMMVCLVIGFHLGGNISFAAEEQVTEEKKAKKSLLFNKDAVVAQAQNTETQKTQNPSVIFKNNTGRNGFDVEEPVGSTRFDFDRLTDLMENDKTPLAAMAPDWLNLAIEHRTRYDVYDHGFTRAIPDGNEMIHQRTRFLFELQNIIDWAKFTLELTDFRTPLAEHGQQHNPIFANHFDFTQLHLDLFSKNFLGTGYGANFEVGRMILEYGESRLVGGHRWGTFTPTFDGIRFTLGNDKEKWGLHIWGTRPVQREVSELDWNTPESYFSGAHITNRDYRWANFDAYWFQLNEGNNLRQRNLSTPGFRLFAKPTRGSIDYEIESMYQFGDTFDESIFAHRHHGEVGYSFESTPWPLRLIYLFDYASGDRDPNKNFDILYAKRRVEFGPTGMFGPFFPSNLFSPVGFRMNLTPVPNVRLMLSHRAYWLADKRGPFSGSGLQDPTGRAGSFLGHMLDVSVGWDPQWSFLKRVSFDIGFSHIFKGDYFDKVPNSPGSKDTNYGYTMATIKF, from the coding sequence ATGATGAGGAATAACAAAGAAATAATCAGCATGATGGTCTGTTTGGTTATTGGATTTCACCTAGGGGGGAATATCTCATTCGCTGCAGAAGAGCAGGTAACAGAAGAAAAAAAAGCTAAAAAATCATTACTTTTCAATAAGGATGCTGTCGTTGCACAAGCACAAAATACGGAAACACAGAAAACTCAAAATCCATCAGTTATTTTCAAAAATAACACTGGGCGCAATGGATTCGATGTAGAGGAGCCAGTAGGGAGTACCCGGTTTGATTTTGATAGACTGACCGATCTTATGGAAAACGATAAAACCCCGCTTGCTGCCATGGCGCCAGATTGGCTCAATTTGGCTATTGAACATCGAACACGTTATGATGTGTATGATCATGGTTTTACCAGAGCGATTCCGGATGGTAATGAAATGATCCATCAACGGACCAGGTTCTTGTTCGAATTACAAAATATTATCGATTGGGCCAAGTTTACGCTTGAGCTCACCGATTTCCGCACACCGCTGGCAGAACATGGACAACAGCATAACCCGATTTTTGCTAATCATTTTGATTTTACTCAACTTCACCTTGATTTATTTTCCAAGAATTTTTTAGGTACAGGTTATGGTGCAAACTTCGAAGTGGGCCGTATGATTCTGGAATATGGGGAATCGCGCTTGGTCGGCGGACATCGTTGGGGCACTTTCACGCCTACTTTTGATGGGATACGATTTACATTAGGGAACGACAAGGAGAAATGGGGTCTCCACATCTGGGGCACACGCCCTGTCCAGCGTGAAGTGTCAGAGTTAGATTGGAATACGCCAGAAAGCTATTTTTCAGGTGCACACATTACTAACCGTGATTATCGCTGGGCTAATTTTGATGCCTATTGGTTTCAATTAAATGAAGGTAATAATCTGAGGCAACGTAATTTATCCACGCCAGGTTTCAGGTTATTTGCCAAACCTACCAGAGGCTCAATAGACTATGAAATTGAGTCGATGTATCAATTTGGGGATACCTTTGATGAAAGTATTTTTGCGCATCGCCATCATGGAGAAGTAGGGTACAGCTTTGAATCAACCCCATGGCCTCTCAGGCTTATCTACCTGTTTGATTATGCATCGGGTGATCGAGATCCGAACAAGAATTTTGACATTCTGTATGCAAAACGCCGGGTGGAATTTGGCCCTACTGGTATGTTTGGACCATTTTTTCCCTCCAACCTTTTCTCACCTGTAGGCTTTCGTATGAATCTTACGCCTGTTCCTAATGTCAGGCTCATGCTGTCTCATCGTGCGTATTGGTTGGCTGATAAACGTGGTCCCTTTTCCGGCTCCGGTCTGCAAGACCCCACCGGTAGAGCAGGAAGTTTCCTCGGGCATATGCTGGATGTCAGCGTAGGATGGGATCCTCAGTGGAGCTTCTTAAAACGTGTCAGCTTTGATATAGGATTTAGCCATATATTCAAAGGGGATTATTTTGATAAAGTTCCGAATAGTCCAGGCAGCAAAGATACCAATTATGGCTATACGATGGCGACTATCAAGTTCTAG
- the pth gene encoding aminoacyl-tRNA hydrolase — translation MKLIVGLGNPGEKYAATRHNVGFHWLCRLAEQLRITFKSEVKFHGLCANVVFDNEQFWLLKPQTYMNASGMAVAALSRFYKISPDQLLVVHDELDLPPGTAKLKLGGGAGGHNGLKDIITRLATQDFWRLRIGVGHPGNKNEVVDYVLHPPRKEEALLIDDAIQRSLVIWPLIASGDYTAAMHKLHTKQKEL, via the coding sequence ATGAAACTCATTGTAGGACTGGGTAATCCTGGAGAAAAATACGCTGCTACGCGACATAATGTTGGATTTCACTGGTTATGTCGTTTGGCAGAACAATTGCGCATCACATTCAAATCTGAAGTTAAGTTCCATGGCCTGTGTGCAAATGTTGTGTTTGATAATGAGCAATTCTGGTTACTTAAACCGCAGACATACATGAATGCAAGTGGAATGGCCGTGGCAGCCTTATCACGTTTTTATAAGATCTCCCCTGACCAGTTATTGGTCGTTCATGACGAACTGGATTTACCTCCTGGAACTGCCAAATTAAAACTAGGTGGAGGCGCAGGAGGCCATAATGGTTTGAAGGATATTATCACACGTCTGGCCACCCAGGATTTTTGGCGACTGCGAATTGGGGTCGGCCATCCAGGGAATAAAAATGAGGTGGTGGATTATGTATTGCATCCACCTCGAAAAGAAGAAGCTTTATTGATTGATGACGCTATTCAGCGAAGTCTGGTTATTTGGCCGCTCATTGCAAGTGGTGACTATACTGCTGCCATGCATAAATTGCACACAAAACAAAAAGAATTATAA